Proteins encoded in a region of the Mycobacterium branderi genome:
- a CDS encoding alkaline phosphatase family protein, translated as MPSMSICDVLPAAAALLGAPDAVDALELTEQVGDVQRVAVVLVDGMGWHLLPELAADAPLLASVLAGEVGRLAELACTFPSTTPTSLVSLGTGTPPGEHGILGFTVKLPDSHRVLNHIFWRDDPAPGAWQPVPTWFERLNRAGIRARAVLPAHFIGSGLTEAAYRGAQFHATNPRDDYAAHLAEEVATAPGLVYGYTAELDTAAHVFGIGSGEWHTAAANVDALLTRLVEALPSDAALLVTADHGGLNVPPTSRVDLDADPRLAAGVHTVAGDPRVRYLHTADGATPDVVAAWSELLAGRAEVYSRDDAVAAGLFGPVRPEHLPRIGDVVVTCTGDTAVLATGYEPPEVARLVGMHGAATAAELAIPLIAFRG; from the coding sequence TGCCGAGTATGTCGATCTGCGACGTGCTTCCCGCCGCCGCTGCGCTGCTCGGCGCGCCGGACGCGGTCGACGCCCTCGAGCTGACGGAGCAGGTCGGCGACGTGCAGCGCGTCGCGGTGGTATTGGTCGACGGGATGGGCTGGCACCTGCTGCCGGAGTTGGCCGCCGATGCACCGCTGCTCGCGTCGGTGCTGGCCGGGGAGGTCGGCCGGCTTGCCGAACTGGCCTGCACGTTCCCGTCGACGACGCCGACCAGCCTGGTATCCCTGGGCACCGGGACGCCGCCCGGCGAGCACGGCATCCTTGGGTTCACGGTCAAGTTGCCCGACTCCCACCGGGTGCTCAACCACATCTTCTGGCGCGACGACCCCGCGCCTGGGGCATGGCAACCAGTGCCGACCTGGTTCGAGCGGCTGAACCGGGCCGGAATCCGCGCGCGGGCCGTGCTGCCGGCCCACTTCATCGGCAGCGGGCTCACCGAAGCGGCCTACCGGGGCGCACAGTTCCACGCGACGAACCCCCGCGACGACTACGCTGCGCATCTGGCTGAAGAGGTGGCCACCGCACCCGGTCTGGTCTATGGCTACACCGCCGAACTCGACACCGCGGCGCACGTGTTCGGCATCGGCTCCGGCGAATGGCACACCGCGGCGGCGAATGTCGACGCGCTGCTGACGCGGCTGGTCGAGGCGTTGCCGTCCGACGCGGCGCTGCTGGTCACCGCCGACCACGGCGGGCTGAACGTGCCGCCGACCTCCCGCGTCGACCTCGACGCCGACCCGCGGCTGGCCGCAGGTGTGCATACGGTGGCCGGCGATCCGCGGGTGCGCTACCTACATACCGCCGACGGCGCGACGCCCGACGTGGTCGCCGCCTGGAGCGAACTGCTGGCCGGGCGCGCCGAGGTGTACAGCCGCGACGACGCGGTAGCGGCCGGACTGTTCGGGCCGGTGCGCCCCGAACACCTGCCGCGCATCGGCGACGTCGTCGTGACCTGCACCGGCGACACTGCCGTACTGGCCACCGGTTATGAGCCGCCGGAAGTGGCGCGGCTGGTCGGCATGCATGGGGCCGCGACGGCTGCCGAGCTGGCGATTCCGCTGATCGCGTTCCGCGGTTGA
- a CDS encoding DUF6400 family protein produces MAVESSHVAFAYDLTLDEARRRAAVLEAIGDDWDPLEVLAEEERAYAMLYSDLDDEQQRIYDDLVTAGILPDRGAGRVPD; encoded by the coding sequence GTGGCTGTTGAGTCAAGTCATGTGGCGTTTGCATACGACCTGACCCTTGACGAGGCGCGCCGGCGCGCGGCCGTCCTGGAGGCGATCGGGGATGACTGGGATCCGCTGGAGGTGCTGGCCGAGGAGGAACGCGCTTACGCGATGCTCTACTCGGACCTGGATGACGAACAGCAGCGGATCTACGACGATCTGGTGACCGCCGGGATACTTCCGGATCGGGGGGCCGGGCGTGTTCCCGATTGA